AAGAAAAGAAATAACAGTTTAAATTAAATAGTACAAATTTGGCATTAGGAAGACCAGGATTTAACAGGGGACCACGTCCACCTTTTAAGAAAAAAGAAGCAGAGCATAACATTAATCAGTATATTAAATCGCCCGAAGTGCGTTTAGCTGGCGATAATGTTGAACCGGGGATTTATCCTTTGGCAAAAGCTTTGGCACTTGCTGATGAACTGGAATTGGATTTGGTAGAAATATCGCCAAATGCCGTACCGCCAGTTTGTAGAATTATTGATTACAGTAAATTTGTTTACGAGCAGAAGAAAAAGCAGAAAGAAATTAAAGCTAATGCGAAACAAACTGTAATTAAGGAAATCCGTTTTGGTCCTAACACCAACGATCACGATTTCCAGTTTAAACTGAAGCATGCAGTAAGCTTTTTAGAGAACGGAGAGAAAGTTAGAGCTTACGTGCATTTTAAAGGTAGAGCAATTGTTTACAAAGAGCAGGGAGAGATTTTGTTATTAAAGTTTGCCCAGGCTTTAGAAGATGTAGGAAAAGTAGAGTTGTTACCTAAGTTAGAAGGTAAACGTATGTTCCTTACAGTTGCACCTAAAGTAGCAAAAAAATAAAAACAATTTTATAAATTAAATAACAGGTTATGCCAAAAATGAAAACCAATTCCAGTGCTAAAAAGCGTTTTTCGCTTACTGGAACAGGTAAAATCAAAAGAAACAAAGCATACAAAAGTCACATCTTAACTAAGATGAGTACTAAACGTAAGCGTGCGCTTGGAAATGCAGGAATTGTAACAGATGCAGATTCAGGTAACGTAAAACGTATGCTTTGCATCGGAAAGTAATTCATTAATTTCACCAGGTATCAGGCATTAAAGTTCCTTAATTGGACGCCGCTTACCAAAAAACAACAACAACATGCCACGTTCGGTAAACGCAGTAGCTTCGAGAAGAAGAAGAAAAAAGATCCTTAATTTAGCCAAAGGTTATTGGGGAGCAAGAAGTAAGGTTTATACTGTTGCTAAAAACACAGTAGAAAAAGGTTTGCAATATGCATACCGTGACCGTAAAGTTAAGAAAAGAGAATTCCGCGGATTGTGGATCCAACGTATCAACGCTGGTGCACGTCAACACGGTATTTCTTACTCTCAATTGATCGGTAAATTAGCTTCTAAAGAAATCGGTTTAAACCGTAAAGTATTGGCTGATTTAGCAATGAATCACCCAGAAGCTTTCAAAGCTGTAATTGATGCAGTAAAATAGAAATTTTCGCTCAGGCGATAATCATATTTAAAAAAGGTTCCGATGTAAAATCGGAACCTTTTTTTATACAATTAACTTTGATCATCTGTTTCAGCATCCGGTGCGTTCTTCTTAACAGATTCTATTCCATTGTCTCTGGCCGAGGCACTTTCGTACATTTCGCTCGAACCTATAATTTGCCCGTTTGTAGCTTTTAGGTTAAAATATTGTTTGCCGTTGCTCGAGGTTTTTCTTTCAAATTTCGAGTCGTCCTGTGAATTCTTTTTAACAGATTCTATCCCGTTTTCACAGCTCGATTTTGCAGCATAACCTTCGCTGGCTAAAATAACCTGACCATTACCGGCTTTCAGATTAAACTGATACTCACCGTTAGTTCTTTTAGTAATCACAAATTTTCCCATAGTGCTGATTTTAATTATTTGGTTTTAAAATGATATATACTTAAAGTTATAAAAGTTTATAAGGAAAATCAATATGGGTAAGAGAATTAAAAATAAGTTAACCTTTTGGCAATAAAAGCAGCTGTATTGCAATTTGTATCTCCTTCGACAGGCTATCATTGACCGGCTCAATAGAAGATTCGTCATCTCGACTGAAGCGCAGCGAAATGGAGAGATCTTTGAATAGATTTCTCGACTACGTTGTACTTCGCTCGAAATGACGACTCCGAAGGCGGCTGCCACTAATATTGATTTTATCCAACAAATTAAGTCTAAGGATGAAAACAATCTTTGTGGTACAGCCACTGGTAATCTTGAATTAATACAATCCCAATTCTGCTAAACAGGCAAATTGCTGACCATCATGAGCAGATTTAGCGATAATTTTATAGTATAAGAATGTTTGAGGTGAAGTAAAGTCGAAATATTGTACACCACTAATGTTCTTCGCCACGTAATTACCCTGTGAGGTAAAATTCACGCCATCTGTACTGGTTAAAATTTCAAAATCTTTAACCGCTCTACTTAAGCTGCTGCGCTGTAATAAACTCACGCCACTGGCTGTTTTAGCAGTTGTACCTACTTTTATTACCACATTGTGCGGGTAAGAGGTAGCAGATGTTCTCCATCTCGAGTGCCAAACAGTTGCAGGATCATTATCAATTAAACTTGTGGCTTTACCATCCGAACTTTCTTCTGAGCTGAAAGAAGCAATAGTCCACCCCGTTTTGCTTAACTCGTTTTTGGTTGAAAAGGTCAACACCGGCAAACCACCCGAGAAGGTATAGGCGTAAATTTGTTCGGTTACTGTACCGTTATCATGTACCAGTTTCACTTTCAGCTCGTAAGGAATACCATCGGCTTTTTCCTGCAGATCGGCAATTGGCATAACTACCCTAAAGCTATCTGTACCAATTTTTTTCGACTCCCAGGTGATGGCATTGTAATCTTTGTTTACGCCTGTACCTTCGTTATTTACATTTGGATCGTTGTAATATAATATACTGGTTACATTACCGGTTGAGGTAAATTTTCCAGATACGACGATTGAAGCCA
The nucleotide sequence above comes from Pedobacter riviphilus. Encoded proteins:
- a CDS encoding YegP family protein; the protein is MGKFVITKRTNGEYQFNLKAGNGQVILASEGYAAKSSCENGIESVKKNSQDDSKFERKTSSNGKQYFNLKATNGQIIGSSEMYESASARDNGIESVKKNAPDAETDDQS
- the rpmI gene encoding 50S ribosomal protein L35, translating into MPKMKTNSSAKKRFSLTGTGKIKRNKAYKSHILTKMSTKRKRALGNAGIVTDADSGNVKRMLCIGK
- the infC gene encoding translation initiation factor IF-3, whose amino-acid sequence is MALGRPGFNRGPRPPFKKKEAEHNINQYIKSPEVRLAGDNVEPGIYPLAKALALADELELDLVEISPNAVPPVCRIIDYSKFVYEQKKKQKEIKANAKQTVIKEIRFGPNTNDHDFQFKLKHAVSFLENGEKVRAYVHFKGRAIVYKEQGEILLLKFAQALEDVGKVELLPKLEGKRMFLTVAPKVAKK
- the rplT gene encoding 50S ribosomal protein L20 codes for the protein MPRSVNAVASRRRRKKILNLAKGYWGARSKVYTVAKNTVEKGLQYAYRDRKVKKREFRGLWIQRINAGARQHGISYSQLIGKLASKEIGLNRKVLADLAMNHPEAFKAVIDAVK